A genomic stretch from Candidatus Nitrotoga arctica includes:
- a CDS encoding cytochrome c, translating into MKISSCIVCRIGLWSGIILVVLLLLLTGLRFCRDEPVVYADPVEHFKYGSTGGDRVMGFPKRVFRALPEICGQYLPGKGYASLGMIFEPGHDLPVGMSQRRHMGIDRTFLNCAVCHTSTVRVKADAKPMLVVGMGANTFNLMAFEKFINSCMRDVKFSAEYLVPVIQAQAIQEQGVELSLLDRYVVYPVAITLMRDRVTSLMHRMRFIDAQPDWGPGRVDTFNSAKALFNFSIEQLPHEELLGTADFPTIWNQGKKTSMQLHWDGNNNYVEERNLNAAFGTGATPPSLDHAAMTRIQVWNASATAPAFGKSFPIDPVKVQHGATIYKEYCAACHGASGTDFSGAYVGKVTPLKEIGTDPNRLNSFTPMLAENLGTPYAGTAYRFTHFRKTWGYANAPLDGLWLRAPYLHNGSVPTLWDLLQPVNQRPAHFYRGNDLYDPVKLGFVADVAKDGDKSYFAYDTDKPGNSKAGHTGKAYGTELPDEDKWALIEYLKTF; encoded by the coding sequence ATGAAAATCTCCTCCTGCATAGTCTGCCGTATCGGGTTATGGTCGGGCATCATTCTGGTCGTACTTTTGCTGCTGCTCACCGGGCTGCGTTTTTGCCGCGATGAACCCGTCGTGTATGCAGACCCGGTCGAGCATTTTAAATACGGTTCTACGGGTGGCGACCGCGTGATGGGTTTTCCCAAACGGGTATTCCGGGCATTGCCAGAAATCTGCGGCCAATATCTTCCCGGTAAGGGGTATGCGTCACTGGGCATGATTTTTGAGCCTGGCCACGATCTTCCGGTCGGCATGAGTCAACGCAGGCATATGGGTATCGACCGCACTTTTCTCAACTGTGCGGTGTGCCATACCTCAACTGTACGTGTGAAAGCGGATGCCAAGCCCATGCTGGTGGTTGGCATGGGCGCCAACACTTTTAATCTGATGGCCTTCGAGAAATTCATCAATAGCTGTATGCGTGACGTGAAATTCAGTGCTGAATATCTGGTACCAGTCATTCAGGCTCAAGCTATCCAAGAACAGGGCGTCGAGCTGTCGCTGCTGGATCGCTATGTGGTTTACCCTGTTGCCATTACGTTGATGCGCGACCGCGTCACCTCCCTCATGCATCGTATGCGCTTCATTGACGCACAGCCGGATTGGGGGCCGGGCCGGGTTGATACCTTCAATTCCGCCAAGGCCCTGTTCAATTTTTCCATTGAACAATTGCCGCATGAGGAGCTGCTGGGTACGGCCGATTTTCCAACTATCTGGAATCAGGGCAAGAAAACCAGCATGCAGTTGCATTGGGATGGCAACAACAATTACGTAGAAGAGCGCAATCTTAACGCTGCCTTCGGCACTGGAGCCACGCCGCCCAGTCTGGACCACGCCGCCATGACGCGTATCCAGGTATGGAATGCCAGCGCCACGGCGCCTGCCTTTGGAAAATCTTTCCCCATCGATCCGGTCAAAGTCCAGCACGGCGCAACGATTTACAAGGAATATTGCGCTGCCTGCCACGGCGCAAGCGGCACCGATTTTTCCGGGGCGTATGTCGGTAAAGTCACACCTCTGAAAGAGATAGGCACCGATCCCAACCGGCTTAATTCCTTTACCCCTATGCTCGCCGAAAATCTAGGCACGCCGTATGCCGGAACGGCTTATAGATTTACGCACTTCCGCAAAACCTGGGGTTATGCCAATGCCCCGCTGGACGGTCTGTGGTTGCGCGCGCCGTATTTACACAATGGCTCCGTACCAACATTGTGGGATCTGCTGCAACCGGTGAATCAGCGTCCAGCACACTTTTATCGCGGTAATGATCTTTATGATCCAGTGAAATTAGGATTCGTCGCGGACGTGGCGAAGGATGGCGATAAATCCTACTTTGCTTACGACACAGACAAGCCCGGCAACAGCAAGGCGGGTCATACAGGCAAGGCTTACGGAACTGAACTGCCTGATGAAGATAAATGGGCGCTGATTGAATACCTTAAAACATTCTGA
- a CDS encoding patatin-like phospholipase family protein yields the protein MIPYSCRAMAALALLLVLATSGCAHYPVNTPLATFQQDSGYRFVQDAVPPNTNSLFVCLVFSGGGTRAAAFSYGIMEKLRDTKIVWQGVTKSLLDEVDCISSVSGGSFTAAYYGLFGEQIFSDFRTHFLERNVQRELFGKALAPTNWLRLASPTFSRIDLAAELYDEVLFEGKTFKDLADLKKRPFVIINSTNLANGDGFQFTQAQFDFLGSDLATYPISRAVTASSAFPFLLSPLSLKNYASPENYVVPTDVKLGKEDFYVNRRRYQWALNQLAYLDKEARPYVHLMDGGLADNIGLRPLEDAFLRTSGFIRSLINEGEIDRLVFIVVNARTDDQGDFSRAESPPSLGTVAFKTATIALDNYSFETIEFMRDLAAARKQTQMVIAACQKMLDKCMGQRLPQLAKTIEPYVIEVNFEAISDPGRRNYFLGLPTRFSLSRNQVKDLVDIGPQLLDQSPDFKALLESLSGN from the coding sequence TTGATCCCATATAGCTGCCGGGCCATGGCCGCTCTGGCGCTCTTGCTGGTCTTGGCGACGTCCGGGTGCGCGCACTATCCCGTCAACACTCCGCTTGCAACCTTCCAACAGGATAGCGGTTACCGATTTGTTCAGGATGCCGTCCCCCCGAATACGAACTCATTGTTTGTCTGCCTGGTATTTTCCGGCGGTGGTACCCGTGCGGCGGCATTTTCCTATGGCATTATGGAAAAGCTGCGCGACACCAAGATCGTCTGGCAGGGTGTGACTAAGAGTCTGCTGGACGAGGTGGATTGCATCTCGTCGGTCTCTGGTGGCTCGTTCACTGCGGCCTATTATGGCCTCTTCGGAGAGCAGATTTTCTCCGACTTCAGGACGCACTTTCTTGAGCGCAATGTGCAACGGGAGTTGTTTGGCAAAGCACTGGCTCCAACCAACTGGTTGCGTTTGGCTTCGCCCACCTTCAGCCGCATTGATTTGGCAGCAGAGCTTTACGATGAGGTGTTGTTCGAAGGCAAGACTTTCAAGGATCTGGCTGACCTCAAGAAACGGCCTTTTGTAATCATCAATTCCACCAACTTGGCCAATGGGGACGGATTTCAATTCACTCAGGCACAGTTTGACTTTCTTGGTTCGGATTTGGCGACTTATCCTATTTCCAGGGCGGTTACCGCTTCATCGGCATTTCCCTTTTTGTTGAGCCCATTGAGCCTGAAGAATTACGCAAGTCCTGAGAATTACGTTGTTCCAACGGATGTCAAACTCGGAAAAGAAGATTTCTATGTCAACCGCCGTCGTTATCAGTGGGCACTCAACCAGTTGGCCTATCTCGATAAGGAGGCGCGTCCTTATGTGCATCTCATGGACGGGGGGTTGGCGGACAACATCGGGCTACGTCCGCTTGAAGATGCGTTTTTGCGGACCAGTGGCTTTATTCGAAGTTTGATCAACGAGGGAGAAATCGATAGATTGGTCTTCATCGTTGTCAATGCTCGAACTGACGACCAAGGTGACTTCAGCCGCGCCGAGAGCCCTCCCAGCCTTGGCACGGTGGCCTTCAAAACTGCAACTATCGCGTTAGACAACTACAGCTTCGAGACCATCGAATTCATGCGTGATCTTGCGGCTGCGCGCAAGCAAACGCAAATGGTGATAGCAGCCTGTCAGAAAATGCTGGATAAATGCATGGGTCAGCGCTTGCCACAATTGGCAAAAACTATCGAGCCCTATGTGATTGAGGTGAATTTTGAGGCGATTTCAGACCCCGGGCGGCGTAACTACTTCTTGGGCTTGCCGACCCGTTTTTCCTTGTCGCGCAATCAAGTGAAAGACCTTGTCGACATTGGCCCACAGTTGCTGGATCAGTCTCCTGATTTTAAGGCCCTGCTGGAGTCACTTTCTGGAAACTAA
- a CDS encoding exonuclease domain-containing protein — MQDIENISFVALDVETANANMASICQIGLVEYVDGRLVHEWKSFIDPEDYFDGLNISIHGITEETVDGSPTLLDLSEKLRSILDGKVAVCHTHFDRVAISQACRRYKIAVPNCSWLDSARVARRTWIDCAWKGYGLSPVSKMLGFQFKHHDALEDAKACAHILIKACKEKGLDIDGWLSRVRGPIIPGVGGGSAAIRREGNPDGELAGELLVFTGALEICRQEAANLAASVGCQVAPSVTQKTTILVVGDQDISKLAGHDKSAKHRKAAELISQGAPIRIIGESDFKELVRLTHEYA; from the coding sequence ATGCAGGATATTGAGAATATAAGTTTTGTTGCGCTAGATGTAGAAACAGCTAACGCAAATATGGCTTCCATATGCCAAATTGGTCTTGTCGAGTATGTTGATGGGCGTTTAGTACACGAATGGAAGTCATTCATTGATCCTGAAGACTATTTTGATGGTTTGAATATATCCATCCATGGGATCACAGAAGAGACTGTTGACGGGTCACCTACATTATTGGATTTAAGCGAAAAATTACGCTCAATACTTGATGGGAAAGTTGCCGTTTGTCATACCCATTTCGACAGAGTAGCCATTAGCCAAGCTTGTCGAAGGTACAAGATTGCCGTCCCAAATTGTAGTTGGCTAGATTCGGCAAGAGTTGCTCGTAGAACGTGGATTGATTGCGCTTGGAAAGGATATGGTCTTTCGCCTGTTTCAAAGATGCTGGGTTTTCAGTTCAAACATCATGATGCTCTCGAAGATGCCAAAGCATGTGCTCATATTCTTATCAAGGCATGTAAAGAAAAGGGTCTTGATATCGATGGTTGGTTGTCGAGAGTAAGAGGCCCAATAATTCCCGGGGTCGGAGGTGGCAGTGCTGCAATAAGACGAGAGGGAAATCCCGATGGCGAGCTTGCTGGAGAACTTCTGGTCTTTACTGGTGCTCTCGAAATATGCCGGCAAGAGGCCGCCAACCTTGCAGCATCAGTCGGCTGCCAAGTCGCACCATCAGTTACTCAGAAAACAACCATCCTTGTAGTTGGTGACCAAGATATTAGTAAGCTTGCAGGTCATGACAAGAGTGCCAAGCATAGAAAGGCAGCGGAACTAATTTCTCAAGGCGCTCCAATAAGAATTATCGGGGAAAGCGATTTCAAGGAATTAGTAAGGCTTACACATGAATATGCCTAA
- a CDS encoding polysaccharide deacetylase family protein — MTALILTYHSMNVDGNEYLNNDHVALSMDLRLLTELGWTITPLSTIVCAVIHHKLDPVNKWVAITFDDGSWFDWHDLDHPTHGQQKSMANILRDFSRMHTGRGQPPIEATSFVIASPQARAQLEVTCMAGHRWWSDEWWQQAHHEGVIRIQNHSWDHNHITLDSTAVLHEKGRFSVVSTYQEADAEIRQASDYLDSICGAATSTIFAYPYGEASDYLVREYLPNHTSEHRLTAALTTEPEYVTNDSNRWLIPRFVCGCDWKSTEELRTILQR; from the coding sequence ATGACAGCACTGATTTTGACGTATCATTCAATGAACGTTGACGGCAATGAGTATTTAAATAACGATCACGTTGCGTTGAGTATGGATTTGCGTTTGCTCACTGAGCTAGGCTGGACGATAACTCCATTGAGCACAATAGTCTGTGCGGTAATTCATCACAAGTTAGACCCTGTAAACAAATGGGTTGCTATTACGTTTGACGACGGCTCATGGTTTGATTGGCACGATCTTGATCACCCTACTCACGGGCAGCAGAAGAGTATGGCGAACATTTTGCGTGATTTTTCCCGAATGCATACTGGACGAGGCCAGCCTCCAATAGAAGCAACGTCTTTCGTAATTGCGTCACCACAAGCGCGTGCGCAACTCGAGGTCACTTGTATGGCGGGACATCGCTGGTGGAGTGATGAATGGTGGCAGCAAGCCCACCATGAAGGAGTGATTCGAATTCAAAATCATAGCTGGGACCATAATCACATCACTTTAGATTCGACAGCTGTTTTGCATGAGAAAGGACGATTTTCAGTCGTTTCAACCTATCAAGAGGCTGATGCGGAGATTCGGCAAGCGTCCGACTATTTGGACTCTATTTGCGGAGCTGCGACATCCACAATTTTTGCCTACCCCTATGGCGAAGCTTCTGACTATTTGGTGCGGGAGTATCTTCCTAATCATACGTCAGAACATCGACTCACCGCGGCACTTACAACTGAACCGGAATACGTCACCAACGATTCTAACCGATGGCTAATTCCCCGTTTCGTATGTGGTTGTGATTGGAAGTCAACAGAAGAACTACGCACGATCTTGCAAAGGTAA
- a CDS encoding polysaccharide deacetylase family protein — MKGIVLSYHSHNVFGAGYENNDHVAFSRDLELITAAGGEIISLMSLVARIRRYQAGERSDNDEKIYVALTFDDGPVFDYKDFIHPVHGYQRSFYNEMMKFRAEHDTNIQPGLSATSFVIASPSARQAMARSPECGYTFLDEDWLGDDWWENASKTGMISIGNHSLDHVHPVVPSVVLSSEIRGSFHEVATYADANAQIRDASALISKKTNGLSVPLFAFPYGHYNDYLVKEYLPDHIDEHGLAAAFSADGRYITDQDNLWCLPRFICGLHWKSPEDLNGILNG, encoded by the coding sequence ATGAAAGGGATAGTCTTAAGTTATCACTCGCACAACGTTTTTGGAGCGGGATACGAAAATAACGATCACGTAGCTTTTTCAAGAGACCTGGAATTGATTACAGCGGCGGGAGGCGAGATTATTTCATTAATGTCACTTGTCGCGAGAATCCGTCGTTATCAGGCGGGGGAGCGGTCGGACAATGACGAAAAAATTTATGTAGCTCTCACCTTCGATGACGGTCCAGTGTTCGACTACAAAGATTTTATTCACCCGGTTCACGGTTACCAGCGAAGTTTTTATAACGAAATGATGAAGTTTCGAGCTGAACACGATACTAATATCCAGCCAGGATTAAGCGCGACTAGTTTCGTAATTGCTTCTCCGTCCGCGCGTCAAGCGATGGCGCGAAGCCCAGAATGTGGTTATACGTTCCTGGATGAAGACTGGTTAGGTGATGACTGGTGGGAAAACGCTTCCAAAACGGGAATGATTTCAATCGGAAATCACAGTTTGGATCATGTACACCCCGTCGTTCCAAGTGTTGTTCTATCCTCAGAAATACGTGGCAGCTTCCATGAAGTTGCAACATATGCTGATGCGAACGCTCAGATTCGCGACGCTTCGGCTTTAATTTCAAAAAAGACAAATGGACTTTCAGTCCCGTTATTTGCATTTCCCTACGGTCACTACAACGATTACCTCGTAAAAGAATATTTGCCCGATCACATTGACGAGCATGGCTTGGCAGCCGCGTTTTCAGCTGATGGCCGATATATAACAGATCAAGATAACCTGTGGTGTCTGCCGCGATTTATATGTGGATTACATTGGAAATCGCCGGAAGACTTAAATGGCATTCTCAACGGATAG
- a CDS encoding methyltransferase domain-containing protein: MNQPNNIDPAALNVQPIANIYQEGQIIKVQMRLQIRDICVFDPVMRLFIRHVGADTYLVASDTHQGGIFLPWLPRGEFCFNFEWPVSLPPGSYELGVSWGTVSKVRTPDSLQLFSIHGIESAQQILLGTWSINSETETRLNQLSWRQGMTNWFHRHFCHAAKVIGELCLANSEKLHGRILDIGAGEGITDLSIVLRYQPQELVALDIVDYIKELPRVARENGLPLQTMPDNFTFIQQSCEEIPYADESFDVVISWGSLEHIAGGYRKTLDEVYRVLKPGGLFFVAPGLYYSALGSHLGEFDSTPHLHLRIPEADLKEMVMTTKPTIMDRSGFNVTNEDYWRFYKELNPIRLADFEKELRSYGYILLRAAIRTSEVVEYDAALQPYSILDLAVEEPYMAVQKPEKNLNH, translated from the coding sequence ATGAATCAACCAAACAATATTGATCCTGCAGCATTAAATGTCCAGCCTATTGCTAACATTTATCAAGAAGGGCAGATCATAAAAGTTCAGATGAGACTTCAAATTCGGGACATATGTGTTTTTGATCCTGTAATGCGCTTGTTCATTCGTCATGTAGGGGCTGACACCTATTTGGTGGCTTCTGATACGCATCAAGGTGGAATATTTCTGCCTTGGTTGCCACGCGGCGAGTTCTGCTTCAACTTTGAATGGCCAGTATCACTTCCTCCGGGCAGTTATGAACTTGGAGTTTCATGGGGAACGGTAAGCAAGGTTCGCACACCGGATTCATTACAATTGTTTTCCATCCATGGGATTGAGTCAGCACAGCAGATTTTGTTAGGTACGTGGAGTATTAACTCGGAAACGGAAACTCGTTTAAATCAGCTGTCATGGCGTCAAGGTATGACTAATTGGTTTCATCGTCATTTTTGTCATGCTGCAAAAGTCATTGGAGAACTTTGTCTCGCTAATTCTGAAAAGCTGCATGGCAGAATTTTGGATATCGGTGCAGGCGAAGGAATTACAGATTTGAGTATCGTTCTGCGCTATCAGCCGCAAGAACTTGTCGCCTTAGATATTGTGGACTACATAAAAGAATTACCTAGAGTCGCTCGGGAAAACGGATTGCCTTTACAAACAATGCCTGACAACTTTACTTTTATACAGCAAAGCTGCGAGGAAATCCCATATGCCGATGAGAGTTTTGACGTTGTGATATCTTGGGGCTCGCTTGAACATATTGCAGGGGGATATCGAAAAACGTTGGATGAAGTTTATCGGGTGTTGAAACCAGGTGGATTATTTTTCGTCGCCCCTGGTTTGTACTATTCAGCGTTGGGAAGCCACTTGGGCGAATTCGATTCTACTCCTCATCTACATCTGCGCATTCCAGAGGCTGATTTAAAGGAAATGGTAATGACCACAAAACCTACGATAATGGATCGTTCAGGTTTTAATGTCACAAATGAAGATTATTGGCGTTTTTATAAAGAACTTAATCCTATTCGCCTGGCTGATTTTGAAAAAGAATTGCGAAGCTATGGATACATTTTACTCCGTGCAGCGATCAGAACCAGCGAAGTAGTTGAGTATGATGCAGCATTACAGCCGTATAGTATTCTGGATTTGGCTGTAGAAGAGCCATACATGGCAGTTCAGAAACCGGAGAAAAATCTCAATCATTAG